A single region of the Pontimicrobium sp. SW4 genome encodes:
- the rpiB gene encoding ribose 5-phosphate isomerase B has translation MKISIGNDHAGTDYKFAIIKLLESKGIKVTNYGTDSNDSVDYPDFVHPVAKDVVNKSADFGILICGSANGVAMTANKYQEVRAGLCWNKEIVELTRQHNNANVLCIPARYTAIPQALQMVDTFLNTKFEGGRHQNRVNKIPAASC, from the coding sequence TTGAAAATATCTATAGGAAACGATCACGCAGGAACCGATTATAAATTTGCTATTATAAAACTTCTAGAATCTAAAGGAATAAAAGTTACAAATTATGGAACAGATAGTAACGATAGTGTAGATTATCCTGATTTTGTACATCCTGTTGCTAAAGATGTGGTTAATAAATCTGCAGACTTCGGAATTCTAATTTGTGGAAGTGCAAATGGTGTAGCTATGACAGCTAATAAATATCAAGAAGTTAGAGCTGGTTTGTGCTGGAACAAAGAAATTGTTGAATTAACCAGACAACATAATAATGCTAATGTATTGTGTATTCCAGCAAGATACACTGCAATACCTCAAGCACTACAAATGGTTGACACTTTTTTAAACACAAAGTTTGAAGGAGGAAGACACCAAAATCGCGTAAATAAAATTCCTGCAGCATCTTGCTAA
- a CDS encoding GNAT family N-acetyltransferase, protein MLEITTKTFQELTTKEMYDLLQLRQEVFIVEQNCIYYDIDGKDEKALHIIGKKNNKIIAYTRVFKPDDYFKEASIGRVVVSKEERQHKYGYDIMEASIKAVNDNFNETTIKLSGQTYLKKFYNNLGFKEIGEEYLEDGIPHILMEKK, encoded by the coding sequence ATGCTAGAAATAACAACTAAAACCTTTCAAGAGCTTACAACCAAAGAAATGTATGATTTACTTCAACTTAGACAAGAGGTGTTTATTGTTGAACAAAACTGTATTTATTATGATATTGATGGAAAAGACGAAAAAGCTCTCCATATTATTGGAAAAAAGAACAATAAAATAATTGCTTATACACGTGTGTTTAAACCAGATGATTATTTTAAAGAAGCTAGCATTGGTAGAGTAGTGGTGAGCAAAGAAGAGCGCCAACATAAATATGGCTATGATATCATGGAAGCCTCTATTAAAGCAGTAAATGATAATTTTAATGAAACGACTATTAAGCTGTCAGGACAAACATATTTAAAAAAATTCTACAATAATTTAGGGTTTAAAGAAATAGGAGAGGAGTATCTTGAAGATGGTATACCTCATATACTTATGGAAAAAAAATAG
- a CDS encoding cation diffusion facilitator family transporter, with protein MGHSHSHNHSHNNHGNLQGRNLLITIFLNILITTAQVIGGVISGSLALLSDALHNFSDVISLVVSYIANKLAKRKASLQKTFGYKRAEILAAFINASTLIIVAVLLIIEAIERFQNPQEIESGLVIWLSTIAILGNGFSVLLLKKDSEINMNLKSAYLHLLTDMMASVAVLVGGLLMKFYDVFWVDSVLTFLIAIYLIWMGYDLLKSSTKVLMLFTPEDIPIDKIVKEINAIEGIKHTHHIHVWQLNEEEIHFEAHIDFHNNITLSEFDDILHTIEELLFHKFEINHVNIQPEFGKCDDKDVIVQD; from the coding sequence ATGGGTCACTCGCATTCGCATAATCATTCTCATAATAATCATGGAAATTTGCAAGGTAGAAACCTGTTAATTACTATTTTTTTAAATATTCTAATTACTACAGCACAAGTAATTGGTGGTGTTATTTCTGGGAGTTTAGCACTTTTAAGTGATGCCTTACATAATTTTAGTGATGTTATTTCATTAGTAGTGAGTTATATAGCTAATAAATTAGCGAAAAGAAAAGCATCTCTTCAAAAAACATTTGGTTATAAGCGTGCCGAAATATTAGCGGCTTTTATTAATGCTTCTACACTTATTATAGTAGCAGTTTTATTAATTATTGAAGCAATTGAACGCTTCCAGAATCCGCAAGAAATTGAATCGGGATTAGTTATATGGCTTTCCACTATTGCAATTTTAGGAAATGGTTTTAGCGTGCTTTTATTGAAAAAAGATTCTGAAATAAATATGAACCTAAAAAGCGCATATTTGCACTTACTTACCGATATGATGGCAAGTGTGGCTGTATTAGTAGGCGGTTTGTTAATGAAATTTTACGATGTATTTTGGGTAGATAGTGTGCTAACTTTTTTAATTGCTATATACTTAATTTGGATGGGTTATGATTTATTAAAATCATCAACCAAAGTACTCATGCTATTTACGCCTGAAGATATCCCAATAGATAAAATTGTTAAAGAAATTAATGCTATAGAAGGTATAAAGCATACGCATCACATTCACGTGTGGCAACTTAATGAAGAAGAAATACATTTTGAAGCGCATATAGATTTTCATAATAATATCACGTTATCTGAATTTGATGACATACTTCATACCATAGAAGAATTATTATTCCATAAATTTGAAATTAATCATGTGAACATTCAGCCAGAATTTGGTAAATGTGATGATAAAGATGTGATTGTACAAGATTAA
- the rnr gene encoding ribonuclease R, translated as MTRKKRKKNSKQIHNLTDSIHTILKVDRNKSFNYKQIAAKLGVNDASSRNQIIKTLHRLKAKEEIEEVDRGKFKAIVSSEYYTGIFDASARGSGYVICEDFEDDIFIASNNVNKALHGDEVELYVYKRKKRGKLEGEITQVISRHKTEYVGVIQKHKNYAFVVPDSNKMYVDVFVPLNKTLNAEDGDKVLVKLVDWPEKQDSPTGKVIKVLGKPGEHNTEIHSILTEYGLPYEFPHEVEDYANKLDTSIQEDEIKKRRDMRDVLTFTIDPKDAKDFDDALSFQVLKNGNYEVGIHIADVSHYVKEGTILDDEAYERATSVYLVDRVVPMLPEVLSNNACSLRPNEEKYTFSAVFEMNNKAEIKNQWFGRTVTYSDARFAYEEAQSIIETKTNEIPKEISLTGKAYKTDQAIADATLKLDELAKIMRKKRMGDGAISFDKVEVKFNLDETNNPVGVFFKTSKDANKLIEEFMLLANKKVAEFIGKQSPKKTFIYRVHDEPNDEKLAALQNIVGRFGYKLNFKDRKTTTASLNNLLKEVNGKKEQNLVDTLAIRSMSKAEYTTHNIGHYGLAFDYYSHFTSPIRRYPDVMAHRLLQHYLDKGKSASEEVYEEKCQHSSNMEYLATKAERDSIKYMQIKFMQDHQDQEFVGVISGVTDWGIYVEIIENKCEGMVRIRDIKDDYYQFDQDEYALIGQATKNMYQLGDEVVVKVKQADLVKKHLDFSLIGKREDV; from the coding sequence ATGACAAGAAAGAAAAGAAAAAAGAATTCTAAACAAATACATAACCTTACAGATAGTATCCACACAATTCTTAAAGTGGATAGAAATAAATCTTTTAATTACAAACAAATAGCTGCTAAGCTTGGTGTAAATGATGCTAGTAGTAGAAATCAAATTATTAAAACTTTACATCGCTTAAAAGCGAAAGAAGAAATAGAAGAAGTTGATCGAGGTAAGTTTAAAGCTATCGTTTCATCTGAATATTATACAGGAATTTTCGATGCCTCAGCTCGAGGATCAGGCTATGTAATATGTGAAGATTTTGAAGACGATATTTTCATCGCTTCAAACAATGTAAATAAAGCACTTCATGGCGATGAAGTAGAACTATACGTATATAAACGCAAAAAAAGAGGAAAATTAGAGGGAGAAATTACTCAAGTAATTAGCAGACATAAAACCGAGTATGTTGGTGTAATACAAAAACATAAAAACTATGCCTTTGTGGTACCAGATAGTAATAAAATGTATGTAGATGTATTTGTACCGCTTAATAAAACACTTAATGCCGAAGATGGTGATAAAGTACTTGTGAAACTTGTAGATTGGCCAGAAAAACAAGATTCGCCAACAGGAAAAGTGATTAAAGTACTTGGTAAACCAGGAGAACATAACACCGAAATTCATTCTATTTTAACTGAGTATGGATTACCTTATGAATTCCCTCATGAAGTAGAAGACTATGCAAATAAACTAGACACATCCATTCAAGAAGATGAAATAAAAAAGCGTCGTGATATGCGCGATGTGTTGACTTTTACTATAGATCCTAAAGACGCTAAAGACTTTGATGATGCCTTATCGTTTCAAGTACTTAAAAATGGTAATTACGAAGTAGGAATTCATATTGCAGATGTATCACATTATGTAAAAGAAGGAACTATTTTAGATGATGAAGCATACGAACGTGCAACCAGTGTATATTTAGTAGATAGAGTAGTACCAATGCTTCCTGAAGTATTATCGAATAACGCATGCTCATTAAGACCTAACGAAGAAAAATATACCTTTTCTGCAGTGTTTGAGATGAACAATAAAGCAGAAATAAAAAATCAGTGGTTTGGACGTACAGTAACGTATAGTGATGCTCGCTTTGCTTACGAAGAAGCGCAAAGTATTATTGAAACTAAAACCAATGAAATACCTAAAGAAATTTCATTAACAGGAAAAGCTTACAAAACCGATCAAGCTATTGCTGACGCTACTTTAAAGTTAGACGAACTTGCTAAAATCATGCGAAAAAAACGAATGGGAGATGGAGCAATATCATTTGATAAAGTAGAGGTGAAGTTTAATTTAGATGAAACTAATAACCCGGTTGGTGTATTTTTTAAGACCAGTAAGGATGCTAATAAATTGATTGAGGAATTTATGTTATTAGCTAATAAAAAAGTAGCAGAATTTATAGGTAAACAATCACCTAAAAAAACATTTATTTATCGTGTCCACGACGAACCAAATGATGAAAAACTTGCTGCTTTACAAAATATTGTTGGTCGTTTTGGTTATAAGTTAAATTTTAAAGATAGAAAGACTACAACAGCTTCTTTAAATAATTTATTAAAGGAAGTAAATGGAAAAAAAGAACAAAATTTAGTAGACACACTTGCTATTCGAAGTATGAGTAAAGCTGAATACACAACTCACAATATTGGTCATTATGGATTAGCGTTCGATTATTACAGCCATTTCACATCGCCTATTCGTCGTTATCCAGATGTAATGGCTCATAGATTATTACAACATTATTTAGATAAAGGAAAATCTGCAAGCGAAGAAGTGTATGAAGAAAAATGCCAACACTCCTCTAACATGGAATACCTCGCTACTAAAGCCGAAAGGGATTCTATAAAGTACATGCAAATTAAATTCATGCAAGACCATCAGGATCAAGAATTTGTTGGAGTAATTTCAGGTGTAACTGATTGGGGAATTTATGTAGAAATAATAGAAAACAAGTGCGAAGGCATGGTAAGAATTAGAGATATTAAAGATGATTATTACCAATTTGATCAGGATGAATATGCATTAATTGGTCAAGCCACAAAAAATATGTATCAATTAGGAGATGAGGTTGTAGTTAAAGTAAAACAAGCCGATTTAGTAAAAAAACACCTTGATTTCTCTTTAATTGGAAAAAGAGAAGATGTTTAA